A genomic window from Parasteatoda tepidariorum isolate YZ-2023 chromosome 10, CAS_Ptep_4.0, whole genome shotgun sequence includes:
- the LOC110282162 gene encoding speckle-type POZ protein, whose translation MDEQFFYCINWKIVDFPTRNKECYKFWPFKGRRDAVDSFGKVYNPSFTLSYKSEGNSSEKRVVSKFYLSVDGALPKDFEVLCSSTLRVVNCHSVRCKFDKKQLEHARVLLFYVTTEETTLRVEDQVMEYSRDFIFTYFTFIMYFNNSVTPKLTNTPAINVPCKRGCNLCSDFKKLFDSKEMADVTITVDGVSLLAHKFVLVTRSPVFKAMFDNDCLESNTKTIQITDADASIFKNFLKYLYCSEIGDKSYDMVLNLYVLADKYAVDGLKEDSRDILESELNEGTVCQLLEMSHLFRDETLSEKAVDFFKQHFSAVSKKPEWLKICEDRPKMASDVLRMVTLFLDDKSKSKDQNESFKSKDLNESFKSKDQNESFKSKDQNESSFIKN comes from the exons ATGGACGAGCAattcttttattgtataaattggAAAATAGTAGATTTTCCTACCCGTAATAAGGAGTGTTACAAATTTTGGCCTTTTAAAGGAAGAAGAGATGCAGTAGATTCCTTTGGGAAAGTTTATAATCCAAGCTTTACCCTTTCTTATAAGAGTGAAGGAAATTCTAGCGAAAAAAGAGTAGTAAGTAAATTCTATTTAAGTGTTGATGGTGCGTTACCGAAAGACTTCGAAGTTCTATGTTCGAGTACATTGAGAGTTGTAAATTGTCATTCTGTTAGatgtaaatttgataaaaaacaattagaacATGCCAGAGTTTTACTGTTTTATGTTACTACTGAAGAAACAACTTTGAGGGTTGAAGATCAAGTCATGGAGTACTCacgtgattttatttttacatattttacctTTATAATGTACTTTAACAATTCTGTTACTCCAAAACTGACCAACACTCCAGCAATAAATGTTCCATGTAAAAGAGGTTGTAATTTAtgctctgattttaaaaaactgtttgattCGAAAGAAATGGCTGACGTAACTATTACTGTTGATGGTGTCTCTCTTCTCGCCCACAAATTTGTGCTTGTGACTCGCTCTCCAGTTTTTAAAGCTATGTTCGACAATGATTGCTTGGAATCCAATACGAAAACCATCCAAATTACCGATGCAGATgcctctatttttaaaaattttttaaaatatctctacTGCAGTGAAATCGGTGACAAAAGTTATGATATGGTGCTTAATCTGTACGTGCTTGCAGATAAGTATGCTGTTGATGGTCTTAAAGAAGATAGTAGAGACATACTGGAATCTGAATTAAATGAAGGTACTGTTTGTCAACTTCTTGAGATGTCCCATTTGTTTAGAGATGAAACTTTGTCTGAAAAGGCGGTtgacttttttaaacaacatttttctGCAGTGAGTAAAAAGCCAGAATGGTTAAAAATATGCGAAGATCGTCCCAAAATGGCCTCAGATGTTTTGAGAATGGTTACCTTATTTTTGGAtgataaatcaaaatcaaaagaccaaaatgaaagttttaaatcaaaagacctaaatgaaagttttaaatcaaaagaccaaaatgaaagttttaaatcaaaagacCAAAATGAAAGttctttcatcaaaaa ctAA
- the LOC107439678 gene encoding TD and POZ domain-containing protein 5-like, which translates to MASKIMYDFKWNIEDFTTRRNDRYSKQFWPFEGRVFVDRFGKVYNPCCIISYESEGNDSEREVTVFYLKFDGTIPEDLKVTYLAIRIQGIDECIFHSDSEKLYVKHGRVLLFRLFTQKGTLRVAHEVMKYKSRHDYIEIEFTFLMYFRDPVTPKRTITPAINIPRKRRCYLCSDFKHLYESKKMSDVTITVGGVSLLAHKLVLVTHSPVFTGMFDNDCLESNTKTIQITDVDASVFDNFLKCLYCSEIGDKSYDMVRNLYVLADKYAVDALKDDCRDILEAELNEGTVCPLLEMSYLFKDETLKGKAVEFIKQHFSAVSKKPEWLKICEDHPKIASDVLRMVTLFLDDMSKLK; encoded by the coding sequence ATGGCCTCTAAAATCATGTATGACTTTAAATGGAATATAGAAGATTTTACTACCCGTAGGAATGATAGGTACAGTAAACAATTTTGGCCTTTTGAGGGAAGAGTATTTGTTGATCGCTTTGGGAAAGTTTATAATCCATGCTGTATCATTTCTTATGAGAGTGAAGGAAATGATAGCGAAAGAGAAGTTACtgtattctatttaaaatttgatggtACGATACCGGAAGACTTAAAAGTTACTTATCTTGCTATTCGAATTCAAGGTATAGATGAATGTATATTTCATTCAGATTCTGAAAAGCTTTATGTTAAACATGGCAGAGTTTTGCTGTTTCGTCTTTTTACACAAAAAGGAACTTTAAGGGTTGCTCATGAAGTCATGAAGTACAAAAGTAGACACGattatattgaaatagaatttacaTTTCTAATGTACTTTCGCGATCCTGTTACTCCAAAACGGACCATCACTCCTGCAATAAATATCCCACGTAAAAGACGTTGTTATTTATGCTCGGACTTTAAACACCTATATGAGTCCAAAAAGATGTCTGACGTAACTATTACTGTTGGTGGTGTCTCTCTTCTCGCCCACAAACTAGTGCTCGTGACTCACTCTCCTGTTTTTACAGGTATGTTTGACAATGATTGCTTGGAATCCAACACGAAAACCATCCAAATTACCGATGTAGATGCCtctgtttttgataattttttgaaatgtctcTACTGCAGTGAAATCGGTGACAAAAGTTATGATATGGTTCGTAATCTGTACGTGCTTGCAGATAAGTATGCGGTTGATGCTCTTAAAGATGATTGTAGGGACATACTGGAGGCTGAATTAAATGAAGGTACTGTTTGTCCACTTCTTGAGATGTCCTATTTGTTTAAGGATGAAACTTTGAAAGGAAAGGCGGTTGAATTTATTAAGCAACATTTTTCTGCAGTGAGTAAAAAGCCAGAATGGTTGAAAATATGCGAAGATCATCCCAAAATAGCCTCAGATGTTTTGAGAATGGTTACCTTATTTTTGGATGATATGtcaaaactcaaataa